In Nakamurella alba, a single genomic region encodes these proteins:
- a CDS encoding CYTH and CHAD domain-containing protein — protein MARTVGATRHLEIETKLEIDTGRSLDDLITGKVRDAGMVAVADPVRHELDAVYFDTDGHHLLAAKLTLRRRTGGTDAGWHLKLPSVEGARTEIGLPLQDGDERRVPSALADLVSGAARGLPLRPVARIRNDRTVRHLLDADGTALVEIADDTVTATAIDAAGHEGEPAGWRELEAEVLGGDRGHLAAAVTMLTKKGARPASSASKLARALADTGVVVPAAPPRKKDRSAGTAVLTAVRRQLAVLIAADRALREKVPGALHDGRAATRRLRSLLGVFGRVFEECGAGSDVARLRDELAEHSAILGAARDVEVVRGRLETQLIDEPAEYAGAARVRLEEEYARRMPAALAQVSVRLHSAAYFAMLRSLDALVDGPVLSARAAKSAESELPAMIAVAWERLGTLADRAQADPENPEAVHVVRRRARALRYATECVAGALGEPAELFAAALEEIQEVLGEYQDAVTAAELLADLSLAHDTDGTAGFVFGRLHAFEQAVAHGTLEDFADAWDRVEDAALPVLPQRS, from the coding sequence ATGGCCAGGACCGTCGGGGCGACCCGCCACCTCGAGATCGAGACCAAACTGGAGATCGACACCGGACGGTCGCTCGATGATCTGATCACCGGCAAGGTCCGGGATGCCGGGATGGTGGCGGTCGCCGACCCGGTGCGGCACGAGCTCGACGCCGTCTACTTCGACACCGACGGGCACCATCTGCTCGCCGCGAAGCTGACCCTCCGCCGGCGGACCGGCGGCACCGATGCCGGGTGGCACCTGAAGCTGCCGTCGGTGGAGGGGGCGCGGACCGAGATCGGGCTGCCCCTGCAGGACGGTGACGAGCGGAGGGTGCCGTCGGCCCTGGCCGACCTGGTGTCCGGCGCGGCCCGCGGCCTGCCGCTGCGCCCGGTGGCGCGGATCCGCAACGACCGCACCGTCCGGCACCTGCTGGACGCGGACGGTACGGCCCTGGTCGAGATCGCCGACGACACGGTCACCGCGACGGCGATCGACGCCGCCGGCCACGAGGGCGAGCCGGCCGGCTGGCGGGAGCTCGAGGCGGAGGTGCTCGGTGGCGACCGCGGACACCTCGCGGCGGCCGTGACGATGCTGACGAAGAAGGGTGCCCGGCCGGCGTCGTCCGCGTCGAAACTCGCCCGCGCCCTGGCCGACACCGGGGTGGTGGTGCCGGCCGCGCCGCCACGGAAGAAGGACCGCAGCGCCGGCACCGCGGTGCTGACGGCCGTGCGCCGGCAGCTCGCCGTGCTGATCGCCGCCGACCGGGCACTCCGCGAGAAGGTGCCGGGGGCGCTGCACGACGGCCGGGCGGCGACCCGGCGGCTGCGGTCGCTGCTGGGCGTCTTCGGCCGGGTCTTCGAGGAGTGCGGGGCCGGCAGCGACGTCGCCCGGCTACGGGACGAGCTCGCCGAGCACAGCGCGATCCTTGGCGCGGCAAGGGATGTCGAGGTGGTGCGTGGGCGGCTGGAGACCCAGCTGATCGACGAGCCGGCCGAGTACGCGGGGGCGGCCCGGGTGCGGCTGGAGGAGGAGTACGCCCGGCGGATGCCGGCGGCCCTCGCCCAGGTGTCGGTGCGACTCCACTCGGCCGCCTACTTCGCGATGCTGCGGTCGCTGGACGCCCTGGTCGACGGCCCCGTGCTCTCGGCCCGGGCGGCGAAGTCCGCCGAGTCGGAGCTGCCGGCGATGATCGCCGTGGCCTGGGAACGACTCGGCACACTGGCCGACCGGGCACAGGCGGACCCGGAGAACCCGGAGGCGGTGCACGTGGTGCGCCGCCGGGCCCGGGCCCTGCGGTACGCGACCGAATGCGTGGCCGGGGCACTGGGCGAGCCGGCCGAACTGTTCGCCGCCGCACTGGAGGAGATCCAGGAGGTGCTCGGCGAGTACCAGGACGCGGTGACGGCCGCCGAGTTGCTGGCGGACCTCTCGCTCGCGCACGACACCGACGGCACCGCGGGGTTCGTCTTCGGCCGGCTGCATGCCTTCGAGCAGGCCGTCGCGCACGGGACGCTCGAGGACTTCGCCGATGCCTGGGACCGGGTGGAGGACGCCGCACTGCCGGTGCTGCCGCAGCGCAGCTGA
- the clpB gene encoding ATP-dependent chaperone ClpB — protein sequence MNLDILTTKSREALASAISAATTAGNATVEPAHLLQSLLAVEGSTAPGLLRAVGADAASVESQTKSLLARMPAASGATVAQPQLSRALVNVITGAEQIMRSGGDEFVSTEHLLAALARPGTDVGELLIAAGAGTDALVEAFPVVRGGDRKVTSADPEGSFQALEKYGVDLTARAREGKIDPVIGRDQEIRRVVQVLSRRTKNNPVLIGEPGVGKTAVVEGLAQRIVAGDVPESLRGKRLISLDLGAMIAGAKYRGEFEERLKSVLEEIRGSNGQVVTFIDELHTVVGAGATGEGAMDAGNMLKPMLARGELRMVGATTLDEYREHIEKDPALERRFQQVLVGEPSVEDTVGILRGIKERYEAHHGVRIADAALVAAASLSDRYITSRFLPDKAIDLIDEAASRLRMEIDSRPVEIDELQRSVDRLKMEELALQKESDEASVERLGRLRRDLADRSEQLGVLTERWEQEKSGLNRVGEIKKQLDEVRMQAERAQRDGDLAMASELLYGRLPALERELAEAAATESAVKADGTPMVSEEVGPDDIATVIAAWTGIPAGRLLEGETAKLLRMEQELGSRVIGQREAVGAVSDAVRRARAGISDPDRPTGSFLFLGPTGVGKTELAKALADFLFDDPRAMTRIDMSEYSEKHSVARLVGAPPGYVGYEEGGQLTEAVRRRPYTIVLLDEVEKAHPDVFDILLQVLDDGRLTDGQGRTVDFRNTVLILTSNLGSAAIMNQDLDEKGKQDAVMAVVRSAFKPEFLNRLDDVVFFHALGTEELASIVDIQVQALAQRLAARRLTLDATTEARDWLALNGFDPLYGARPLRRLVQSAIGDQLARELLGGIIRDGDTVRVDVSPEDPAKLIVTRG from the coding sequence ATGAACCTCGACATCCTGACCACCAAGAGCCGGGAGGCGCTGGCGTCCGCCATCTCCGCGGCCACCACCGCCGGCAACGCCACCGTCGAACCGGCGCATCTGTTGCAGTCCCTGCTCGCGGTGGAGGGGTCCACCGCGCCCGGCCTGCTGCGTGCGGTCGGCGCGGACGCCGCATCGGTCGAGTCCCAGACCAAGTCCCTCCTGGCCCGGATGCCGGCGGCCAGCGGCGCCACGGTTGCCCAGCCGCAGCTGTCCCGCGCGCTGGTCAACGTGATCACCGGCGCCGAGCAGATCATGCGGTCCGGCGGTGACGAGTTCGTCTCCACCGAGCACCTGCTGGCCGCGCTGGCCCGGCCGGGCACCGACGTCGGCGAGCTGCTGATCGCCGCCGGCGCCGGTACCGATGCCCTGGTCGAGGCCTTCCCGGTGGTCCGCGGCGGCGACCGCAAGGTCACCTCCGCCGATCCGGAGGGCTCGTTCCAGGCGCTGGAGAAGTACGGCGTGGACCTCACCGCCCGGGCCCGTGAGGGCAAGATCGACCCGGTCATCGGCCGGGACCAGGAGATCCGCCGGGTGGTGCAGGTGCTGTCCCGGCGCACCAAGAACAATCCCGTGCTGATCGGCGAGCCCGGCGTCGGCAAGACCGCCGTCGTCGAGGGCCTGGCCCAGCGCATCGTGGCGGGTGACGTGCCCGAGTCCCTGCGCGGCAAGCGGCTGATCTCGCTCGACCTCGGCGCGATGATCGCCGGCGCGAAGTACCGCGGCGAGTTCGAGGAGCGGCTCAAGTCCGTGCTGGAGGAGATCCGCGGCAGCAACGGCCAGGTCGTCACCTTCATCGACGAGCTGCACACCGTGGTCGGCGCCGGCGCCACCGGCGAGGGGGCCATGGACGCGGGCAACATGCTCAAGCCGATGCTGGCCCGCGGCGAGCTGCGGATGGTCGGCGCCACCACGCTGGACGAGTACCGCGAGCACATCGAGAAGGACCCGGCGCTGGAGCGCCGTTTCCAGCAGGTGCTGGTCGGTGAGCCGAGTGTGGAGGACACCGTCGGCATCCTGCGCGGCATCAAGGAGCGGTACGAGGCGCACCACGGCGTCCGGATCGCCGATGCCGCACTGGTGGCGGCCGCGTCGCTGTCCGACCGCTACATCACCTCCCGGTTCCTGCCGGACAAGGCGATCGACCTGATCGACGAGGCGGCATCCCGGCTGCGCATGGAGATCGACTCCCGCCCGGTCGAGATCGACGAACTGCAACGCTCCGTCGACCGGCTGAAGATGGAAGAGCTTGCTCTGCAGAAGGAGTCGGACGAGGCCTCCGTCGAGCGGCTGGGCCGGCTCCGTCGTGACCTGGCCGACCGCAGCGAGCAGCTGGGCGTGCTCACCGAGCGCTGGGAGCAGGAGAAGTCCGGCCTGAACCGGGTCGGCGAGATCAAGAAGCAGCTGGACGAGGTCCGGATGCAGGCCGAGAGGGCCCAGCGCGACGGCGATCTCGCGATGGCGTCCGAGCTGCTCTACGGGCGGCTGCCGGCCCTGGAGCGGGAGCTCGCCGAAGCCGCCGCCACCGAGTCCGCGGTCAAGGCCGACGGCACGCCGATGGTCAGCGAGGAGGTCGGACCGGACGACATCGCCACGGTGATCGCCGCCTGGACCGGCATCCCGGCCGGCCGGCTGCTGGAGGGCGAGACCGCGAAGCTGCTGCGGATGGAGCAGGAGCTGGGCTCCCGGGTCATCGGCCAGCGGGAGGCCGTCGGCGCCGTCAGTGATGCCGTCCGGCGCGCCCGGGCCGGCATCTCCGACCCCGACCGGCCCACCGGGTCCTTCCTGTTCCTCGGTCCGACCGGCGTCGGCAAGACCGAGCTGGCCAAGGCGCTCGCCGACTTCCTGTTCGACGACCCGCGCGCGATGACCCGGATCGACATGTCCGAGTACTCCGAGAAGCATTCGGTGGCCCGGCTTGTCGGTGCCCCTCCGGGCTACGTCGGCTACGAGGAGGGTGGCCAGCTCACCGAGGCGGTGCGGCGGCGCCCGTACACCATCGTGCTGCTGGACGAGGTGGAGAAGGCCCACCCGGACGTCTTCGACATCCTGCTGCAGGTGCTCGACGACGGTCGGCTGACCGACGGTCAGGGCCGCACCGTCGACTTCCGCAACACGGTGCTGATCCTCACCTCCAACCTGGGCAGCGCCGCGATCATGAACCAGGACCTGGACGAGAAGGGCAAGCAGGACGCGGTGATGGCCGTGGTCCGCTCGGCGTTCAAGCCGGAGTTCCTCAACCGGCTCGACGACGTGGTGTTCTTCCACGCCCTGGGCACCGAGGAGCTGGCGAGCATCGTCGACATCCAGGTGCAGGCGCTGGCGCAGCGGCTGGCCGCCCGCCGGCTCACCCTCGACGCCACCACCGAGGCCCGGGACTGGTTGGCGCTCAACGGGTTCGACCCGCTGTACGGTGCCCGGCCGCTGCGCCGCCTGGTGCAGTCGGCCATCGGTGACCAGCTGGCCCGCGAGCTGCTCGGCGGCATCATCCGGGACGGCGACACCGTCCGGGTGGACGTCTCGCCGGAGGACCCGGCGAAGCTGATCGTCACCCGGGGCTGA